In Arthrobacter sp. Soc17.1.1.1, one DNA window encodes the following:
- a CDS encoding helix-turn-helix transcriptional regulator, with amino-acid sequence MKEGLMVGTMMTPKDVAELYGVTSQELAQWRRANLGPPYFILGRNTVRYDSGDIEDWFNDPANGYLHDYPAGR; translated from the coding sequence ATGAAAGAGGGACTCATGGTGGGCACGATGATGACACCGAAGGACGTGGCTGAGTTGTACGGAGTGACAAGCCAAGAGCTAGCTCAATGGCGCCGGGCCAACCTCGGACCGCCCTACTTCATACTCGGACGGAACACCGTCCGGTATGACTCCGGCGACATTGAGGACTGGTTCAACGATCCCGCTAACGGGTACCTCCACGACTACCCAGCGGGCCGGTAG
- the mobC gene encoding plasmid mobilization relaxosome protein MobC, translating into MSESQEQESAARPPSAGKRHVWSSRRKRIEGKTVYVRVSMSEMERAQLLQLEAQTGLSPSAILVDAALGSGDPAVLTVKKQEVVTLLAIRRLIATAANNMNQIARHANATGEVKDYAAAAMQETRQLMRQIESKMYELKP; encoded by the coding sequence ATGAGCGAAAGTCAGGAGCAGGAATCCGCTGCGCGTCCTCCTAGTGCCGGCAAGCGGCACGTGTGGTCCTCGCGGCGCAAGCGCATTGAGGGTAAGACCGTGTACGTGCGGGTCTCGATGTCCGAGATGGAGCGTGCTCAGCTGCTGCAGCTGGAAGCTCAGACTGGTTTGTCGCCGTCGGCGATCCTCGTCGACGCAGCTCTCGGTTCGGGGGACCCGGCGGTGCTGACGGTGAAGAAGCAGGAGGTTGTGACCTTGCTGGCGATCCGTCGTCTCATCGCGACGGCGGCCAATAACATGAACCAGATCGCGCGCCACGCGAACGCGACCGGTGAGGTCAAGGACTACGCCGCTGCAGCGATGCAGGAGACCCGTCAGCTGATGCGGCAGATCGAATCGAAGATGTACGAGCTGAAGCCGTGA
- a CDS encoding relaxase/mobilization nuclease domain-containing protein, with product MIPNITKGSRTVGLMKYLVGPGKSNEHTDPHLVAGSPTIMAWFGDAQLNDQSAVLAAQEIDLNKRINDVEMDQHVWHCSLSLRADERPVSDREWADMAEKFMDDMGFTETSGKAACQWVAVQHGTSTAGNDHIHIVASRVREDGTKWSDWSDFPKAQTAARNLEKQFGLIELGQHSERGLKPAEQLADRQVGGAKEPARHRLERTVRSSAIASLSEAEFVRRLRCQELLVSARFADGGRSVVTGYSVAERPTKGMDPVWFGGGKLAKDLTLPALRTAWTDTPEASQEAAEEWWAAKRHQRVVHNQAPDMRRGIRASMVGGVAVDEVAARKLALDMAKARRVMSQVDPSDHQTWAHVAREAAGVFGAWSKATEAEPGPLAHASRVLARSAHRSGVTISEPVKPALRMSGTTAFLLAAATAPSPVAQTLIMQQMLRTIRLLHDMQASNQELREANLLTETVREHLSIVGAPLPDVPEPRLPAALTTQEHTAGVERKAVPSLTEAKRPLRGQRPAENFETELHVPDQGIGR from the coding sequence GTGATTCCGAACATCACGAAGGGCTCCCGGACCGTCGGCCTGATGAAGTATCTGGTCGGTCCAGGAAAGAGCAACGAGCACACCGACCCGCACCTTGTAGCCGGTAGCCCGACGATCATGGCGTGGTTCGGAGACGCGCAGCTCAACGATCAGTCGGCGGTTCTCGCGGCACAGGAAATTGACCTCAACAAGCGGATCAATGACGTCGAGATGGACCAGCACGTCTGGCACTGCTCTCTGTCACTACGTGCCGATGAACGGCCTGTCAGCGACCGTGAGTGGGCGGACATGGCGGAGAAGTTCATGGACGACATGGGCTTCACCGAGACGAGCGGGAAGGCCGCGTGCCAGTGGGTCGCCGTACAGCACGGCACGAGCACCGCCGGCAACGACCACATCCACATCGTCGCCTCCCGCGTCCGTGAGGACGGCACGAAGTGGAGCGACTGGTCAGACTTCCCGAAGGCGCAGACCGCCGCCCGGAACCTCGAGAAGCAGTTTGGACTCATCGAGCTGGGACAGCACTCCGAGCGCGGACTGAAGCCAGCCGAACAGCTGGCAGACCGACAGGTGGGAGGAGCTAAGGAACCAGCCCGACACCGCCTCGAGCGGACTGTTCGCTCCAGCGCCATCGCTTCCCTCTCCGAAGCTGAGTTCGTGCGCCGGCTTCGCTGCCAGGAGCTACTCGTCAGCGCCCGCTTCGCTGACGGCGGCCGCTCTGTCGTCACCGGCTACTCCGTCGCGGAGCGACCAACCAAGGGCATGGACCCCGTGTGGTTCGGCGGCGGGAAGCTCGCAAAGGACCTGACCCTGCCGGCGCTGCGCACCGCGTGGACCGACACCCCGGAAGCGTCCCAGGAAGCGGCCGAAGAATGGTGGGCAGCCAAGCGCCACCAAAGGGTCGTGCATAACCAAGCACCCGACATGAGACGCGGCATCCGTGCATCCATGGTCGGCGGGGTAGCTGTCGATGAGGTGGCGGCCAGAAAGCTTGCACTGGACATGGCAAAGGCACGCAGAGTTATGTCCCAGGTCGACCCGAGTGATCACCAGACATGGGCGCACGTTGCCCGTGAAGCCGCTGGTGTATTCGGTGCTTGGTCGAAGGCCACTGAGGCTGAGCCCGGGCCGCTGGCCCACGCCTCGCGTGTGCTGGCCCGTTCGGCACATCGGTCAGGGGTGACCATCAGCGAACCCGTGAAGCCAGCACTGCGGATGTCCGGCACCACAGCGTTCCTCCTCGCGGCCGCCACCGCCCCGTCACCGGTCGCGCAGACGCTCATCATGCAGCAGATGCTCCGCACCATCCGGCTCCTGCACGACATGCAGGCCAGCAATCAGGAGCTGCGCGAAGCAAATCTCCTGACCGAGACGGTGCGTGAGCACCTGAGCATCGTCGGAGCACCGCTGCCCGACGTCCCCGAACCGCGACTGCCAGCAGCATTGACCACTCAGGAGCACACCGCCGGTGTGGAACGGAAGGCGGTGCCGTCCTTGACAGAGGCCAAGCGCCCGCTGCGAGGACAGCGACCTGCGGAGAACTTCGAGACAGAGCTGCACGTGCCGGATCAAGGGATAGGGAGATAG
- a CDS encoding metal-sensitive transcriptional regulator, with product MTTHIAPEVSVSTTTAAQPAHQTDPPDEAAPHQHGYATDRSAYLRRLKRIEGQVRGIARMVDEDQYCIDILTQVAAVNSAMHALSLGLLESHLAHCVADAAHETARPNDTADSTSTGAVDAKIQEATKAIGRLLR from the coding sequence ATGACCACCCACATCGCACCGGAAGTCAGCGTCAGCACTACTACCGCAGCACAACCAGCCCACCAGACGGACCCGCCCGATGAGGCAGCACCCCATCAGCACGGATACGCGACCGATAGAAGCGCCTATTTGCGCCGACTCAAGCGCATCGAAGGTCAGGTCCGCGGAATAGCCCGCATGGTTGATGAGGACCAATACTGCATCGATATCCTCACGCAGGTTGCCGCCGTGAACAGCGCTATGCACGCCCTCAGCCTCGGGCTCCTGGAAAGTCATCTCGCCCACTGCGTCGCAGATGCTGCCCATGAAACCGCACGCCCAAACGACACAGCTGATTCCACGAGCACAGGTGCCGTCGACGCAAAAATCCAGGAAGCAACCAAGGCAATAGGCCGGCTACTGAGATAA
- a CDS encoding C40 family peptidase gives MSRPSISARHRAVVTHSIALEGLSYSAKTGAVALGKPAIIAAATGGLVFAVGAPAAQAGTYTQDTSSTLTAQAPAAAAAGVYTVASGDTMGAIAAKHGVNLDALLASNGLSYASVIYPGQQIQLSGGAAASVSVSAAAVPAAAPTGQVFYSAPAAAPAPTAAQPTYSLTSATVAPIAPVAPAAPSVPASGVGAAIVASAYSQIGSIQDCTVLAERALRSIGKNVGDLGPMQFLQYGTVVATPAPGDLVVRPGHVAIYVGGGKVISSGMNGANLTMEHPLSDLAGSTFVRVAG, from the coding sequence ATGTCACGTCCGTCCATTTCTGCGCGCCACCGCGCTGTCGTCACCCACTCCATCGCCCTCGAGGGCCTGTCGTATTCCGCGAAGACCGGCGCTGTAGCGCTGGGCAAGCCGGCCATCATCGCAGCTGCTACCGGCGGCCTCGTCTTCGCTGTTGGAGCCCCTGCGGCCCAGGCCGGCACCTACACGCAGGACACCTCCAGCACCCTCACAGCGCAGGCCCCCGCCGCAGCTGCTGCAGGCGTCTACACGGTTGCCTCCGGTGACACCATGGGTGCCATCGCCGCCAAGCACGGCGTGAACCTCGATGCGCTGCTGGCAAGCAACGGCCTGTCCTACGCATCGGTTATCTACCCGGGCCAGCAGATCCAGCTTTCCGGCGGTGCCGCTGCCAGTGTCTCTGTCAGTGCAGCCGCGGTTCCCGCTGCCGCCCCCACCGGCCAGGTCTTCTACAGCGCCCCTGCCGCAGCACCCGCTCCCACGGCAGCCCAGCCCACGTACTCCCTGACCTCGGCCACTGTCGCCCCGATCGCCCCGGTGGCTCCCGCAGCCCCGAGTGTTCCCGCCAGCGGCGTCGGTGCGGCGATCGTGGCATCGGCCTACTCCCAGATCGGGTCCATCCAGGACTGCACTGTTCTTGCTGAGCGGGCACTGCGCTCGATCGGCAAGAACGTCGGAGACCTCGGCCCCATGCAGTTCCTGCAGTACGGAACTGTCGTCGCCACCCCGGCCCCCGGTGACCTCGTGGTCCGTCCGGGGCACGTCGCAATCTACGTCGGTGGCGGCAAGGTCATCAGCAGCGGCATGAATGGTGCGAACCTCACCATGGAGCACCCCCTGTCCGACCTCGCCGGATCGACCTTCGTGCGCGTCGCAGGCTAA
- a CDS encoding cytochrome c oxidase assembly protein gives MSDPWVSGPVWIPEAPPSWATYLAPTLQPIPLIPGIALVLGVLYLAGAIRLWSMGRSWPLWRTAIFLAGCTIIMITMGAGVEGYGLRMFSVFMFQQLTLMMAVPPLLVLGRPGTLLLRATPHHGVGRPILRLAHAGLRSRSARIALHPAFMIPVFLVSFYGVYLSGIADAMLPSWYGHITLELLFLISGVLFTVPVLSTDPLPVKQSHFGRFLDIFAEMPLHAFFGVVLMMATTPVVDFFGTLPAGWDVDPLTDQGIAGGLAWSYGELPSVLMLLIIMVRWQRDDTVTSRAIDRKHNREGTPELDAYNAYLEQLRQRSEHHDRRR, from the coding sequence GTGAGTGATCCGTGGGTGAGTGGACCGGTGTGGATACCGGAGGCCCCGCCGTCGTGGGCAACCTACCTGGCGCCGACCCTGCAACCGATCCCGCTGATCCCCGGAATCGCTTTGGTCCTGGGTGTGCTGTATCTGGCTGGCGCGATCCGCCTGTGGTCGATGGGTCGTTCCTGGCCGCTGTGGCGGACGGCGATCTTCTTGGCGGGCTGCACCATCATCATGATCACCATGGGTGCCGGAGTCGAAGGCTACGGTCTGCGCATGTTCTCCGTCTTCATGTTCCAGCAGCTGACGCTCATGATGGCCGTCCCCCCGCTTCTGGTCCTGGGTCGGCCCGGCACCTTGTTGCTGCGCGCCACCCCTCACCATGGCGTTGGGCGCCCGATCCTCCGGCTCGCTCACGCGGGACTGCGCTCGAGATCCGCTCGGATCGCCCTTCATCCGGCATTCATGATCCCGGTGTTCCTTGTCAGCTTCTATGGGGTCTACCTCAGCGGTATTGCCGACGCGATGCTGCCGTCCTGGTACGGGCACATCACCCTTGAACTGCTGTTTCTGATCTCCGGGGTGCTCTTCACCGTCCCCGTGCTATCGACGGACCCTCTACCGGTGAAACAATCCCACTTCGGCCGGTTCCTCGACATCTTCGCCGAAATGCCCCTCCACGCGTTCTTCGGCGTCGTCCTGATGATGGCGACCACCCCTGTCGTCGATTTCTTCGGCACCCTGCCCGCAGGGTGGGACGTGGACCCGCTCACCGATCAGGGCATCGCCGGCGGCCTGGCCTGGTCCTACGGGGAACTTCCCTCGGTGCTGATGCTCCTGATCATCATGGTGCGCTGGCAACGCGACGACACCGTGACCTCACGGGCTATCGACCGCAAGCACAATCGGGAGGGAACCCCGGAGCTCGACGCGTACAACGCCTACCTCGAGCAGCTCAGACAACGCTCCGAACACCACGATCGCCGGCGATAG
- a CDS encoding DsbA family protein: MYSMGHGGTISELNAPIYGSSGVPEQAHLFAVVGCDRIGTFFMNPWFAAMIPLAIIVVLGSIAFFIGVKGYLSNDRDDLDRDPEPSPATARHSPGPRPTSASSSTERATQQNALRGAIVASDRLVSRASHERAVLVQFIDLYAPGTISIQEFLSNLRADYSRRVTFVARHLPSNEQAHLGATALEAAERQGCFLPFLEAITLSPDAQELPRLYTPATVDTYLGVARELGLDSARFEADMRSPEVQSLIEADRIEAAGVGVTRAPALILLDDQNHNALTSLDDFREAVRLVAS, from the coding sequence ATGTATTCGATGGGTCATGGTGGCACCATCTCGGAGCTGAACGCTCCGATATACGGCTCGTCTGGCGTACCTGAACAGGCTCACCTGTTCGCGGTCGTGGGATGTGACAGGATCGGCACCTTTTTCATGAACCCCTGGTTTGCAGCAATGATCCCTCTGGCCATCATCGTGGTGCTGGGTTCCATTGCCTTTTTCATTGGCGTCAAGGGGTACCTGTCGAACGATCGCGACGACTTGGACCGGGACCCTGAACCGTCGCCCGCGACCGCCAGGCACTCCCCCGGCCCTCGGCCAACGTCCGCTTCGAGCTCGACCGAACGAGCGACACAACAAAATGCCTTGCGGGGCGCGATCGTCGCGAGCGACCGCTTGGTCTCGCGCGCCTCCCACGAGCGGGCTGTTCTGGTGCAATTCATCGACCTGTACGCGCCTGGCACCATCTCCATCCAGGAGTTCCTCTCCAACCTCCGGGCGGACTACTCCCGACGCGTCACTTTCGTCGCGCGTCACCTGCCCTCAAATGAACAGGCGCATCTGGGTGCCACGGCCCTGGAAGCCGCCGAGCGTCAGGGTTGCTTCCTTCCCTTCCTGGAAGCAATCACGCTGAGCCCGGACGCCCAGGAACTTCCCCGCCTGTACACCCCTGCCACCGTGGACACCTATCTGGGCGTGGCCCGTGAGCTAGGTCTCGACAGCGCACGATTCGAAGCCGACATGCGAAGCCCCGAGGTGCAGTCACTCATCGAGGCCGACCGGATCGAAGCTGCTGGTGTCGGCGTGACCCGAGCCCCCGCGCTGATCCTTCTCGATGACCAGAACCACAATGCTTTGACGTCACTAGATGACTTCCGCGAGGCGGTTCGACTCGTCGCAAGCTAG